A stretch of DNA from Paenibacillus albus:
AGACAGCTGCTTCAGCAGCCTATCGTGTACGGCTTACTATCCGTTGTCGTGAACGTGCTCCGTTCGGTGCCATTCGTCATCCTCATGATTATGATTATGCCGGTGACGAAGATGATTACAGGCACGACGCTCGGAGTGAAGGGGACAATTCCTCCGCTCGTCATTGCAGCAGCGCCATTCTTCGCGCGGCTCGTAGAATCGGCACTCCGCGAAGTCGATCGCGGCGTTATTGAAGCGGCGCAGGCGATGGGCGCATCCAGATGGGATATCGTCCGCCGCGTGCTGCTTCTCGAAGCAAGGCCGGGCTTGCTCGCGTCTATCACCATTACGGCTGTTACGCTTGTGTCCTACACGGCGATGTCCGGCGT
This window harbors:
- a CDS encoding methionine ABC transporter permease, which translates into the protein MMLKTGNIIPEEIWKATKDTLVMLGVSLLFTIILGLILGVILFLTSRRQLLQQPIVYGLLSVVVNVLRSVPFVILMIMIMPVTKMITGTTLGVKGTIPPLVIAAAPFFARLVESALREVDRGVIEAAQAMGASRWDIVRRVLLLEARPGLLASITITAVTLVSYTAMSGVIGGGGLGDLALRHGYQRFQTDVMVVTVVLLILLVQLLQMAGDYLVRRFSRK